The proteins below come from a single Drosophila suzukii chromosome X, CBGP_Dsuzu_IsoJpt1.0, whole genome shotgun sequence genomic window:
- the LOC108015042 gene encoding hornerin translates to MKLAGVPLAGSLLSCCFFLLAAGSSSVPAASSQVPASVSVSAPAPVPAPAASSSKPKRDAGLSFGGISSYHGPSHKYLPPAYDNHLNFGSYHGSPLGSGGYSDYSSHLKGESSYGNHYGSHAGSHGYASSNGHGRPHHYSTGGSPKIETYIVQTSGSSSSGHNYHGQSHGIGHGISHGIGHGISQGHTRGSGSGLGYKYAPSSAGGYLNLLGNNHKTSTYVVATPEYSSGSSHGGSSHGIGYGSGPVHRPSYSGHLPSHGYGGGFGHAISHQISHESASHGPSHSLDHSLEHALEHGLSHALGLGHSSVGQFAQHPLPQLAEEHSGYSYDAPATPFGKGVPLSSYGVPLIPGYDHQESLQEPVQVQVLEQEQKADREQERETPVYALGHKGLGHFTYTASKPQALHTDVLSSGHSGASGHDLDLSKAPFKPSAFLGAKHESGSNSISGYDYATPSSPFLQAPSSPGYDYPAPAQLYGPPGHSGDSATPIFEPEATYLPPASSYGPPATSSHGYH, encoded by the coding sequence ATGAAACTCGCCGGAGTACCGTTAGCTGGGTCTTTGCTAAGCTGCTGCTTCTTCTTACTGGCAGCTGGCTCCTCTTCGGTGCCTGCTGCTTCTTCCCAAGTGCCCGCATCCGTATCCGTTTCCGCTCCAGCTCCCGTTCCCGCTCCCGCTGCTTCTTCATCCAAGCCAAAAAGGGATGCGGGTTTGAGTTTTGGCGGAATATCCAGTTATCATGGGCCCTCCCACAAGTACCTGCCGCCCGCTTATGATAACCACCTGAACTTTGGCAGCTACCATGGAAGTCCCTTGGGCTCCGGTGGTTATTCCGATTACTCTAGTCACCTGAAGGGGGAGAGCAGTTACGGAAATCATTACGGAAGCCACGCCGGAAGTCACGGTTACGCCAGCTCCAATGGCCACGGAAGACCCCACCATTATAGCACCGGCGGAAGTCCCAAAATCGAAACCTATATCGTTCAGACAAGCGGATCTTCGAGTTCCGGCCATAACTATCACGGTCAGAGTCATGGAATAGGTCACGGAATCAGTCATGGAATCGGTCACGGAATAAGTCAGGGGCACACCCGTGGATCTGGATCCGGACTGGGCTATAAATATGCACCATCCTCGGCTGGAGGCTACCTGAATCTGCTGGGTAACAACCACAAGACCAGCACCTATGTGGTGGCTACACCCGAATACTCCTCCGGCAGCAGTCACGGAGGAAGTAGTCACGGAATTGGTTACGGATCGGGCCCAGTTCACAGACCCAGCTACAGTGGCCACCTACCCAGTCACGGCTATGGCGGCGGCTTCGGTCATGCTATTAGCCATCAGATCAGTCACGAGTCAGCCAGCCACGGACCCAGCCACAGTTTAGATCACAGCCTGGAGCATGCCTTGGAGCACGGACTGAGTCACGCTTTGGGACTGGGTCACTCGTCCGTAGGACAGTTTGCCCAGCACCCGTTGCCTCAGCTGGCGGAAGAGCATTCCGGCTACTCTTACGACGCTCCCGCCACGCCCTTTGGCAAGGGAGTTCCTTTAAGCAGCTATGGCGTGCCCCTCATTCCCGGCTACGATCATCAGGAGTCACTGCAGGAGCCAGTGCAAGTGCAGGTCCTTGAGCAGGAGCAGAAAGCCGACCGGGAGCAGGAGAGGGAGACGCCGGTTTATGCCCTGGGCCACAAGGGATTGGGCCACTTCACCTACACAGCCAGCAAGCCACAGGCTCTTCACACTGACGTCCTCAGCTCCGGCCACTCGGGCGCATCAGGCCACGACCTCGATCTCTCGAAGGCGCCCTTCAAGCCCAGCGCATTCTTGGGGGCCAAGCACGAGTCTGGATCCAATTCCATCTCCGGCTATGACTACGCCACGCCCAGCTCCCCTTTTCTACAGGCTCCTTCCTCGCCGGGCTACGACTACCCGGCTCCGGCGCAGCTCTACGGACCACCCGGTCACTCCGGAGACTCGGCCACGCCCATCTTCGAGCCGGAGGCCACCTACTTGCCGCCCGCCAGCAGCTACGGCCCACCGGCCACATCCTCCCACGGATACCACTAA
- the LOC108015032 gene encoding zinc finger protein OZF has product MERNTMEHDVSRFQSFLVKEEEADEEDEAHMLLRPELYDEELALEREEQELEERNLKNPNYLGGLASFICRHCPEVFFSKRELAAHRPVHRLKSGQTKSTSELTCEACGKVFQRRNALVDHMNAHNSERIYPCPECPARFVQRSNRDCHVRNTHRKEYLHSCPESGCGRRFQQKRERDQHVKSVHRKERNFVCDTCSASFSHPVNYRKHLASHSSDKNYGCPICGKLFGRPENRDVHLFVHSICKAYACCVCGADYMRRNQLIRHSSETGHLNDPIVRQKPQFSPALAQRPAARDLGQKADYPADVEWSPEEDADAFQWPEGEDPVSREDLGDSQGDHRITEDEEELFDYISII; this is encoded by the exons ATGGAGCGGAACACAATGGAACACGATGTTAGCCGGTTCCAGAGTTTCCTTGTCAAGGAAGAAGAGGCCGATGAGGAGGATGAGGCACACATGCTACTAAGACCGGAGCTCTACGACGAGGAGTTGGCCTTGGAACGGGAAGAACAAGAGCTCGAGGAGCGGAATCTGAAGAACCCGAACTACCTAGGCG GACTCGCATCCTTCATCTGCAGACACTGCCCGGAGGTGTTCTTTAGCAAGAGGGAACTGGCCGCCCATCGCCCCGTTCACCGGCTTAAAAGTGGACAGACGAAGTCCACTTCGGAGCTGACCTGCGAGGCCTGTGGAAAAGTCTTCCAGAGGCGCAACGCCCTCGTGGACCACATGAATGCCCACAACAGCGAGCGGATCTACCCGTGTCCGGAATGTCCGGCTCGCTTTGTGCAGCGCAGCAACCGGGACTGCCATGTAAGGAACACCCACAGGAAGGAGTACCTGCACTCCTGCCCAGAATCGGGCTGCGGGCGGCGTTTCCAGCAAAAGCGGGAGCGGGATCAGCATGTGAAGTCGGTGCACCGCAAGGAGCGGAACTTCGTTTGCGACACCTGCAGCGCCAGTTTCAGCCACCCCGTAAATTACAGGAAGCACTTGGCTTCTCATAGCTCTGATAAGAACTACGGTTGTCCCATTTGTGGCAAGCTCTTCGGACGCCCCGAAAACCGGGATGTTCACCTCTTCGTTCATAGTATTTGTAAGGCGTACGCCTGCTGCGTCTGTGGAGCAGACTATATGCGTCGCAATCAGTTGATTCGACATAGTTCAGAGACTGGTCATCTGAATGACCCGATTGTTCGACAAAAACCCCAGTTTAGTCCGGCCCTTGCTCAGAGACCCGCTGCAAGGGATCTGGGCCAGAAAGCTGACTATCCTGCGGATGTGGAGTGGTCGCCGGAGGAGGACGCGGATGCGTTTCAATGGCCAGAAGGGGAGGACCCCGTCAGCCGAGAAGACCTGGGGGACTCGCAGGGAGATCACAGGATTACAGAGGACGAAGAGGAGTTGTTCGATTACATCTCCATTATTTAA